In Drosophila yakuba strain Tai18E2 chromosome X, Prin_Dyak_Tai18E2_2.1, whole genome shotgun sequence, a single genomic region encodes these proteins:
- the LOC6525015 gene encoding uncharacterized protein LOC6525015: MSHSVTITRTTTSTTNTSYIVLNTGYLKSFPGILKLFELIIGAAIVGILAYNFQDYHRYFYGQQDLFHYLMAVTFMIGTFCLLLACLTSLSTGGIIAKTIYELIYHSVAAILILVSSTVLLLKLRDVKHDAYMAAGVLGLVNAVLYFISAFLAHRSYRGI, from the exons ATGTCGCACTCAGTGACCATTacccgcaccaccaccagcaccaccaacacctCCTACATTGTCCTGAACACGGGCTATCTAAAGTCTTTCCCCGGAATCCTCAAGCTCTTCGAGCTG ATCATTGGTGCCGCCATCGTGGGTATTCTGGCATACAACTTCCAGGACTACCACAGATACTTCTATGGCCAGCAGGATCTGTTCCATTATCTAATGGCCGTTACCTTTATGATAGGAACGTTCTGTTTACTCCTCGCCTGCCTCACGTCGCTCAGCACGGGCGGCATTATTGCCAAGACAATCTAT GAGCTGATTTACCACAGTGTGGCCGCCATCCTGATCCTGGTCTCGTCCACCGTCCTGCTGCTCAAGTTGCGCGACGTGAAGCACGACGCCTACATGGCAGCCGGTGTTCTCGGCCTGGTCAATGCGGTGCTGTACTTCATCAGCGCCTTCCTGGCCCACCGATCCTATCGCGGCATTTAA
- the LOC6525016 gene encoding death-associated protein kinase related, whose protein sequence is MFTEKGIFPIGDGLLDVDADRLKGLLVSCPDINEIYEVEQTPFARGKFAAVRRAIHKNTGSHFAAKFLKRRRRAQSSDKEIKHEIAVLMLCEGEDNIVNLNAVHETRSDTALLLELATGGELQTILDNEECLTEAQARHCMREVLKALKFLHDRSIAHLDLKPQNILLAGERIEDGLKLCDFGISRVVCEGINVREMAGTPDYVAPEVLQYEPLSLLTDIWSVGVLTYVLLSGFSPFGGDTKQETFLNISQCALTFPDNLFGGVSPVAIDFIRRALRIKPNDRMSATGCLEHIWLKDDCSLDRQIYLQPQSDAEEEEEEDDDDDVEDEEEEEQVEEETQSVEKPATEPQPQQQQQPVQQHQLAKSGQMHSKPTHNGHHRANSSGSISKIPIATSKLQSSPSSETTTAIHTLTSNSNGHVHKPTQIVTPTRRASDSDKENTYTATFVKKPVATIQLGSSNGIEDATVVATLTLFPDAPTTPKVIRKTPTGESNGSATSVKALVKKFQLEDSSGSSVARRSGGSVTSSSGLHSPTTTSVRMNSIRRASEPLTTVYKKQTPQNGCSSTSNPSPSPGSSPTTSGSTATLLIHSQRLGSSTAPASHCVVAPATATATSSASSSSSGKSASAAHHLHHHHMHHHHHHHHHHVVIAAKNAAAVAATNNLSLDQGIIC, encoded by the exons GGGCAAATTCGCCGCCGTTCGCCGCGCCATTCACAAGAACACGGGCTCACACTTTGCGGCAAAGTTCCTGAAGCGGAGGCGCCGGGCGCAGAGCAGCGACAAGGAGATCAAGCACGAGATCGCGGTGCTGATGCTTTGCGAGGGCGAGGACAACATCGTCAACCTCAATGCCGTCCACGAGACGCGCTCGGACACAGCACTCCTGCTGGAGCT GGCCACTGGTGGTGAGCTGCAGACGATCCTGGACAACGAGGAGTGCCTGACGGAGGCGCAGGCCCGCCACTGCATGCGCGAGGTGCTCAAGGCCCTGAAGTTCCTGCACGATCGCTCCATTGCCCATTTGGACCTCAAGCCGCAGAACATCCTGCTCGCCGGCGAGCGCATAGAAG ATGGATTGAAGCTGTGCGACTTTGGGATCTCGCGGGTGGTGTGCGAGGGCATCAATGTGCGGGAAATGGCCGGAACACCGGACTACGTGGCCCCCGAGGTGCTGCAATACGAGCCGCTGTCCCTGCTGACGGACATCTGGTCGGTGGGCGTGCTCACCTACGTGCTGCTATCGGGATTCTCGCCCTTCGGCGGCGACACCAAGCAGGAGACCTTCCTCAACATCTCGCAGTGCGCCCTCACCTTTCCGGACAACCTCTTTGGCGGCGTCTCGCCGGTGGCCATCGACTTCATCCGTCGCGCATTGCGAATTAAGCCAAA CGATCGCATGAGTGCCACTGGCTGCTTGGAGCACATTTGGTTAAAGGACGACTGCTCCCTGGACAGACAGATTTATCTGCAGCCCCAGAGCGATGCCgaagaggaggaagaggaggatgacgacgacgatgtGGAGGacgaggaagaggaggagcaggtggaggAGGAGACACAGAGCGTGGAGAAGCCAGCGACagaaccacaaccacaacagcaacaacaacctgTCCAGCAGCATCAGCTTGCCAAATCCGGCCAAATGCACAGCAAGCCGACGCACAATGGCCACCATCGGGCGAACAGTAGCGGCAGCATCTCCAAGATACCAATTGCAACCAGCAAGCTGCAGAGTAGTCCCAGCTCCGAGACCACCACAGCCATCCACACGCTgaccagcaacagcaatggTCACGTTCACAAGCCCACCCAAATTGTGACGCCAACGCGAAGAGCCTCGGATTCAGACAAGGAGAACACGTATACGGCCACGTTTGTAAAGAAGCCAGTCGCCACAATCCAGCTGGGCAGTTCCAATGGCATCGAGGATGCCACGGTGGTGGCCACACTCACACTGTTTCCCGACGCACCCACCACACCAAAGGTGATTCGCAAGACGCCGACGGGTGAGTCAAATGGCTCGGCCACGTCCGTCAAGGCTCTGGTGAAGAAATTTCAGCTGGAGGACTCAAGCGGTTCGTCAGTAGCACGGCGCAGTGGAGGATCGGTGACCAGCAGCAGTGGTCTGCATTCGCCAACGACGACATCGGTCAGAATGAACAGCATTCGCCGGGCCTCGGAGCCGCTGACCACGGTCTACAAGAAGCAGACGCCACAGAATGGATGCAGCAGCACTTCGAATCCGAGCCCAAGTCCCGGCAGCAGTCCCACCACATCCGGCAGCACCGCCACACTGCTGATCCACAGCCAGCGATTGGGCAGCAGCACAGCGCCCGCGAGCCACTGCGTCGTTGCTCCAgcaacagccacagccacctcctccgccagcagcagcagctcaggAAAGTCAGCAAGTGCCGCCCACCATCTGCACCACCATCACatgcaccaccatcaccatcaccaccatcatcatgtGGTGATTGCGGCAAAGAATGCCGCTGCCGTGGCCGCCACCAACAACTTGAGCCTGGATCAGGGTATCATCTGTTAG
- the LOC6525013 gene encoding DNA-directed RNA polymerase II subunit RPB1 yields the protein MSTTTDSKAPLRQVKRVQFGILSPDEIRRMSVTEGGVQFAETMEGGRPKLGGLMDPRQGVIDRTSRCQTCAGNMTECPGHFGHIDLAKPVFHIGFITKTIKILRCVCFYCSKMLVSPHNPKIKEIVMKSKGQPRKRLAYVYDLCKGKTICEGGEDMDLTKENQQPDPNKKPGHGGCGHYQPSIRRTGLDLTAEWKHQNEDSQEKKIVVSAERVWEILKHITDEECFILGMDPKYARPDWMIVTVLPVPPLAVRPAVVMFGAAKNQDDLTHKLSDIIKANNELRKNEASGAAAHVIQENIKMLQFHVATLVDNDMPGMPRAMQKSGKPLKAIKARLKGKEGRIRGNLMGKRVDFSARTVITPDPNLRIDQVGVPRSIAQNLTFPELVTPFNIDRMQELVRRGNSQYPGAKYIVRDNGERIDLRFHPKSSDLHLQCGYKVERHLRDDDLVIFNRQPTLHKMSMMGHRVKVLPWSTFRMNLSCTSPYNADFDGDEMNLHVPQSMETRAEVENIHITPRQIITPQANKPVMGIVQDTLTAVRKMTKRDVFITREQVMNLLMFLPTWDGKMPQPCILKPRPLWTGKQIFSLIIPGNVNMIRTHSTHPDEEDDGPYKWISPGDTKVMVEHGELIMGILCKKTLGTSAGSLLHICFLELGHDIAGRFYGNIQTVINNWLLLEGHSIGIGDTIADPQTYNEIQQAIKKAKDDVINVIQKAHNMELEPTPGNTLRQTFENKVNRILNDARDKTGGSAKKSLTEYNNLKAMVVSGSKGSNINISQVIACVGQQNVEGKRIPYGFRKRTLPHFIKDDYGPESRGFVENSYLAGLTPSEFYFHAMGGREGLIDTAVKTAETGYIQRRLIKAMESVMVNYDGTVRNSVGQLIQLRYGEDGLCGELVEFQNMPTVKLSNKAFEKRFKFDWSNERYMRKVFTDDVIKEMTDSSEAIQELEAEWDRLVGDRDSLRQIFPNGDSKVVLPCNLQRMIWNVQKIFHINKRLPTDLSPMRVIKGVKGLLERCVIVTGNDRISKQANENATLLFQCLIRSTLCTKYVSEEFRLSTEAFEWLIGEIETRFQQAQANPGEMVGALAAQSLGEPATQMTLNTFHFAGVSSKNVTLGVPRLKEIINISKKPKAPSLTVFLTGGAARDAEKAKNVLCRLEHTTLRKVTANTAIYYDPDPQRTVISEDQEFVNVYYEMPDFDPTRISPWLLRIELDRKRMTDKKLTMEQIAEKINVGFGEDLNCIFNDDNADKLVLRIRIMNNEENKFQDEDEAVDKMEDDMFLRCIEANMLSDMTLQGIEAIGKVYMHLPQTDSKKRIVITETGEFKAIGEWLLETDGTSMMKVLSERDVDPIRTSSNDICEIFQVLGIEAVRKSVEKEMNAVLQFYGLYVNYRHLALLCDVMTAKGHLMAITRHGINRQDTGALMRCSFEETVDVLMDAAAHAETDPMRGVSENIIMGQLPKMGTGCFDLLLDAEKCRFGIEIPNTLGSSMLGGAAMFIGGGSTPSMTPPMTPWVNCNTPRYFSPPGHVSAMTPGGPSFSPSAASDASGMSPSWSPAHPGSSPSSPGPSMSPYFPASPSVSPSYSPTSPNYTASSPGGASPNYSPSSPNYSPTSPLYASASPRYASTTPNFNPQSTGYSPSSSGYSPTSPVYSPTPNFQSSPSFAGSGSNIYSPGNAYSPSSSNYSPNSPSYSPTSPSYSPSSPSYSPTSPCYSPTSPSYSPTSPNYTPVTPSYSPTSPNYSASPHYSPASPAYSQTGVKYSPTSPTYSPPSPSYDGSPGSPQYTPGSPQYSPASPKYSPTSPLYSPSSPQHSPSNQYSPTGSTYSATSPRYSPNMSIYSPSSTKYSPTSPTYTPTARNYSPTSPMYSPTAPSHYSPTSPAYSPSSPTFEESDD from the exons ATGAGCACCACCACGGATTCGAAGGCGCCACTGCGCCAGGTGAAGCGCGTACAGTTTGGCATTTTGTCACCTGATGAAATT CGTCGAATGTCCGTCACCGAAGGTGGCGTCCAGTTCGCGGAGACGATGGAGGGCGGACGTCCGAAGCTGGGCGGATTGATGGATCCGCGCCAGGGCGTCATAGACAGGACCTCGCGCTGTCAGACGTGCGCCGGCAACATGACCGAGTGCCCCGGACACTTTGGACACATCGACCTGGCCAAACCAGTGTTCCACATCGGCTTCATCACCAAGACAATCAAGATTTTGCGATGTGTGTGCTTCTACTGCTCCAAAATGCTGGTCTCACCGCACAATCCGAAAATCAAGGAGATCGTGATGAAGTCCAAGGGACAGCCGCGTAAGCGCCTGGCCTACGTCTATGATCTTTGCAAGGGTAAGACGATTTGCGAGGGCGGCGAGGACATGGATCTCACCAAGGAGAACCAGCAGCCGGATCCAAACAAAAAGCCCGGCCACGGCGGTTGCGGTCACTACCAGCCGTCGATCCGGCGAACAGGACTGGATCTCACCGCCGAGTGGAAGCATCAGAACGAGGATTCGCAGGAGAAGAAGATTGTGGTATCGGCGGAGCGTGTTTGGGAAATTCTCAAGCATATCACCGACGAGGAGTGCTTTATTCTGGGCATGGACCCCAAATATGCGCGTCCCGATTGGATGATCGTGACTGTACTGCCTGTTCCACCGTTGGCCGTGCGACCCGCAGTTGTGATGTTCGGTGCAGCCAAGAATCAGGACGATTTGACGCACAAGCTGTCCGATATCATCAAAGCAAACAATGAGCTGCGTAAGAACGAGGCCAGTGGAGCGGCGGCGCACGTGATCCAGGAGAACATCAAGATGTTGCAGTTCCACGTCGCGACGCTGGTGGACAACGATATGCCCGGCATGCCCAGGGCTATGCAAAAGTCGGGAAAACCCCTCAAAGCCATCAAGGCGCGTCTCAAGGGTAAGGAAGGTAGGATTCGTGGCAATTTGATGGGCAAACGTGTGGACTTCTCCGCTCGTACTGTCATCACACCCGATCCAAATCTGCGTATCGATCAGGTCGGTGTACCGCGTTCCATTGCCCAGAATCTGACCTTCCCCGAGCTGGTCACTCCCTTTAACATCGATCGCATGCAGGAGCTTGTGCGCCGAGGTAACTCACAGTACCCGGGTGCCAAGTACATTGTGCGCGACAATGGCGAGCGCATTGATCTTCGCTTTCATCCGAAATCCTCTGACCTACATCTGCAGTGCGGCTACAAGGTGGAGCGGCATTTGCGCGACGACGATCTGGTGATCTTCAACCGACAGCCCACGCTGCACAAAATGAGTATGATGGGTCACAGGGTGAAAGTGCTGCCCTGGTCGACGTTCCGCATGAACCTCTCGTGTACATCGCCCTACAATGCCGATTTCGACGGCGATGAGATGAATTTGCACGTTCCGCAGTCCATGGAGACGCGTGCCGAGGTGGAGAACATTCATATCACACCCAGACAGATCATCACGCCGCAGGCGAACAAACCCGTCATGGGTATCGTGCAGGACACTCTGACTGCGGTGCGAAAGATGACCAAGCGCGATGTATTCATCACGCGCGAGCAGGTGATGAATCTGCTCATGTTCTTGCCCACGTGGGACGGTAAAATGCCACAACCATGCATCCTGAAACCGCGTCCCCTGTGGACGGGCAAACAGATCTTCTCCCTGATCATCCCTGGCAACGTGAACATGATACGCACGCATTCCACGCATCCGGACGAGGAGGACGATGGACCGTACAAGTGGATCTCGCCCGGTGACACCAAGGTAATGGTGGAGCACGGCGAACTTATCATGGGCATTCTCTGCAAGAAGACCCTGGGTACTTCAGCCGGATCGCTGCTACATATTTGTTTCCTTGAACTTGGTCACGACATCGCTGGCCGGTTTTACGGCAACATTCAGACCGTGATCAACAATTGGCTGCTACTCGAGGGCCATAGTATTGGTATTGGTGATACCATTGCCGATCCGCAGACCTACAACGAGATCCAGCAGGCCATCAAGAAGGCCAAGGACGACGTGATAAACGTTATCCAGAAGGCCCACAACATGGAGCTGGAGCCCACGCCGGGTAATACTCTGCGTCAGACATTCGAGAACAAGGTGAACCGTATCCTAAACGATGCTCGTGACAAGACTGGTGGTTCGGCCAAGAAATCTCTCACTGAGTACAACAATCTAAAAGCTATGGTGGTGTCTGGTTCCAAGGGTTCCAACATTAATATCTCACAG gTTATTGCTTGTGTGGGTCAGCAGAACGTGGAGGGTAAGCGAATCCCTTACGGTTTCCGCAAGCGCACTCTTCCCCACTTTATCAAAGACGATTACGGTCCTGAGTCCCGTGGTTTCGTGGAGAATTCGTATCTTGCCGGCCTGACTCCCTCTGAGTTCTATTTCCACGCCATGGGTGGTCGTGAGGGTCTTATCGATACTGCTGTAAAGACAGCTGAAACCGGTTACATCCAGCGTCGTCTTATAAAGGCTATGGAGTCGGTGATGGTAAACTACGACGGTACAGTGCGTAACTCCGTGGGTCAACTGATTCAGCTGCGTTACGGCGAGGACGGTCTGTGTGGCGAGCTGGTAGAGTTCCAGAATATGCCCACGGTGAAACTGTCGAACAAGGCGTTTGAAAAGCGCTTCAAATTTGACTGGAGCAACGAGCGATACATGAGGAAGGTATTTACGGACGATGTGATTAAGGAGATGACCGACAGCAGCGAAGCCATTCAGGAACTGGAGGCAGAGTGGGATCGTTTGGTTGGCGATCGCGACAGTTTGAGACAAATCTTTCCCAACGGCGATTCCAAGGTGGTATTACCGTGCAACCTGCAGCGTATGATCTGGAATGTACAGAAGATCTTCCACATCAACAAGCGCCTGCCCACGGATCTCTCGCCTATGCGAGTGATCAAGGGCGTCAAGGGATTACTAGAACGGTGTGTTATTGTCACGGGAAATGATCGTATTTCCAAGCAAGCCAACGAGAACGCCACGTTGCTATTCCAGTGCCTAATCCGCTCGACACTGTGTACGAAATACGTGTCAGAAGAGTTCCGTCTGTCCACGGAGGCATTTGAGTGGTTGATCGGAGAAATCGAGACGCGTTTCCAACAGGCGCAGGCCAATCCCGGCGAGATGGTGGGCGCCCTGGCTGCCCAGAGTTTGGGTGAGCCCGCTACTCAGATGACACTGAACACCTTCCATTTCGCTGGTGTGTCTTCAAAGAACGTAACACTGGGTGTGCCGCGTCTCAAGGAGATCATCAACATATCTAAGAAACCCAAAGCTCCGTCGCTAACCGTTTTCCTTACTGGCGGTGCTGCCCGCGATGCTGAGAAGGCCAAGAACGTATTGTGCCGCCTGGAGCATACCACGCTGCGCAAGGTAACAGCCAACACGGCTATTTACTACGATCCGGATCCGCAGAGAACGGTGATATCCGAGGATCAAGAGTTCGTAAATGTCTACTACGAAATGCCGGACTTTGATCCCACACGTATTTCACCCTGGTTGTTACGTATTGAGTTGGACCGCAAGCGGATGACGGACAAGAAGCTGACCATGGAGCAGATTGCCGAGAAGATCAACGTGGGCTTCGGGGAGGATCTTAATTGCATCTTCAATGACGACAACGCTGATAAGCTGGTGCTGCGCATTAGGATCATGAACAACGAGGAGAACAAGTTCCAGGACGAAGACGAGGCCGTCGACAAGATGGAGGACGACATGTTCCTGCGCTGCATTGAGGCCAACATGCTGTCGGACATGACACTGCAGGGCATCGAAGCCATCGGCAAGGTGTACATGCATCTGCCACAGACCGACAGCAAGAAGCGTATCGTGATCACTGAGACCGGAGAGTTCAAGGCCATTGGAGAGTGGCTGCTCGAGACGGATGGCACATCGATGATGAAAGTGCTGTCTGAGCGTGACGTGGACCCAATCCGAACATCCTCCAACGATATCTGCGAGATTTTCCAGGTGCTGGGCATCGAGGCGGTGCGAAAGTCTGTCGAAAAGGAGATGAACGCCGTGCTGCAGTTCTACGGCCTGTACGTGAACTATCGTCACTTGGCCCTGTTGTGCGATGTGATGACCGCCAAGGGTCATCTAATGGCCATCACCCGTCACGGCATCAACAGGCAAGATACTGGTGCCCTTATGCGTTGCTCCTTCGAGGAGACAGTGGACGTGCTGATGGATGCCGCCGCTCACGCAGAAACGGATCCCATGAGGGGCGTATCTGAGAACATTATTATGGGACAGCTGCCCAAAATGGGTACCGGCTGCTTTGACCTTCTGCTCGATGCAGAGAAGTGTCGCTTTGGCATCGAGATTCCCAACACGTTGGGCAGCAGCATGCTGGGCGGCGCCGCTATGTTCATTGGCGGTGGATCTACACCGAGCATGACGCCACCGATGACGCCGTGGGTTAACTGCAACACTCCTCGATACTTCTCTCCACCCGGCCACG TGAGTGCCATGACTCCTGGCGGTCCCAGTTTCTCGCCCTCGGCTGCGTCGGATGCGTCCGGAATGTCGCCTAGCTGGTCGCCGGCACATCCGGGTTCATCACCCAGTTCACCGGGCCCTTCGATGTCGCCGTACTTCCCAGCCTCGCCGAGTGTTTCTCCCTCTTATTCACCAACAAGTCCGAACTACACGGCATCTTCTCCCGGTGGAGCCTCGCCCAATTACTCGCCCTCAAGTCCAAACTATTCGCCGACATCGCCGCTTTATGCGTCTGCAAGTCCGCGTTACGCCTCGACAACGCCAAATTTCAATCCCCAGTCGACGGGCTACTCGCCATCTTCATCGGGATATTCGCCAACATCCCCGGTATACTCGCCAACGCCGAACTTCCAGTCGAGTCCGTCGTTTGCGGGCAGTGGTAGCAACATTTACTCGCCGGGCAATGCGTACTCGCCCAGCTCGTCCAACTACTCACCAAATTCACCATCCTACTCGCCGACATCACCATCGTACTCGCCGTCGAGTCCTTCGTACTCGCCAACGTCGCCTTGCTATTCGCCCACATCGCCTTCGTACTCGCCAACGAGTCCGAACTACACGCCGGTGACACCTTCATACTCGCCGACAAGTCCGAACTACTCAGCGTCGCCGCACTATTCTCCAGCCTCGCCAGCTTACTCGCAGACGGGTGTGAAGTACTCGCCGACATCGCCGACGTACTCGCCGCCATCACCGTCGTACGATGGGTCTCCAGGATCGCCACAATATACGCCAGGATCGCCGCAGTACTCGCCTGCCTCGCCTAAGTACTCGCCGACCTCACCGCTGTACTCACCCAGCTCGCCACAGCACTCACCCTCCAACCAGTACAGCCCAACAGGATCGACATATTCGGCGACGAGCCCACGATACTCGCCGAACATGTCCATCTACTCGCCGAGCAGCACCAAGTACTCGCCCACCTCTCCAACGTACACGCCCACGGCCCGTAACTACTCTCCCACGTCGCCGATGTACTCGCCAACGGCGCCATCACACTATAGTCCCACGAGTCCGGCCTACTCGCCCAGCAGTCCAACGTTCGAGGAGAGCGACGACTGA
- the LOC6525014 gene encoding peptidoglycan-recognition protein SA: MLVVRFRSPWLVAVVVVLLVALVSAGKSRHRSRVNCPTIKLKRQWGGKPSLGLHYQVRPIRYVVIHHTVTGECSGLVKCAEILQNMQAYHQNDLDYNDISYNFLIGSDGIVYEGTGWGLRGAHTYGYNANGTGIAFIGNFVDKLPTDAALQAAKDLLACGVQQGELSEDYALIAGSQVISTQSPGLTLYNEIQEWPHWLSNP, translated from the exons ATGCTGGTCGTTAGATTCAGATCGCCTTGGCTTGTGGCCGTCGTGGTGGTGCTTCTGGTGGCACTCGTCTCCGCCGGAAAGTCGCGTCATCGGTCGCGTGTCAATTGCCCCACCATCAAGCTGAAGCGGCAGTGGGGCGGCAAGCCATCGTTGGGACTCCACTACCAGGTGCGTCCCATCCGCTACGTGGTCATCCATCACACGGTCACCGGCGAGTGCAGCGGACTGGTCAAGTGCGCCGAGATTCTGCAGAACATGCAGGCCTATCATCAGAACGACCTGGATTACAACGATATTAGTTACAA CTTTCTGATCGGCAGCGACGGAATTGTATACGAGGGCACTGGCTGGGGATTGCGAGGAGCCCACACCTATGGATACAATGCCAATGGCACGGGCATAGCCTTTATCGGCAACTTTGTGG ACAAGCTGCCAACGGATGCAGCTCTCCAGGCAGCCAAGGATCTGCTGGCCTGCGGAGTGCAACAGGGGGAGTTGAGCGAGGATTACGCCCTGATAGCCGGCTCCCAGGTGATCAGCACCCAGAGCCCCGGACTGACGCTATACAACGAGATCCAGGAGTGGCCGCACTGGCTCTCGAATCCGTAA